A window of Kyrpidia spormannii genomic DNA:
TCACGGGCGCCAGCAGCGGGCTGGGCGAAGCCACCGCGCGCCATCTGTCGGCCCAGGGGGCCATCGTGGTGTTGGGGGCACGGCGTGAGGCACGCCTTCGGGCGCTGGTCGATGATTTGAAGGCACAGGGTGGACAGGCCCTCGCGGTGAAAACGGATGTCACGCGGTACGAGGACGTGAAGCACCTGGTCGACTCCGCGGTGGAGGCGTACCAGCGGATCGACGTGATGATCAACAACGCTGGGCTGATGCCTCATTCGCCGCTGGAGCGCCTGAAAATCGAGGATTGGAACCGGACCATCGACGTGAACATCAAGGGGGTGCTGTACGGCATCGCGGCGGCACTTCCCTATATGAAGGTGCAGAAGTCCGGGCACATCATCAACGTCTCCTCCGTGGCGGGGCACAAGGTCCGCGCCGGAGGCGTGGTTTACGCGGCGACCAAGCACGCCGTGCGCGCCCTGACGGAAGGGTTGCGCCAGGAGGTCAAACCGTACAACATCCGGACGACGGTGATTTCTCCGGGTGCGGTCGACACGGAGCTGCCGGACAGCATCACGGAACCGGACGTGTCCGCCGAGATGCACCAGTTTTACGCTACGTACGCCATCCCCGCTGATTCGTTCGCGCGGGCGGTCGCCTATGCCATCAATGAGCCGGAAGAGGTGGACGTCAACGAGATCCTGTTCCGTCCGACGCGCCAGGAGCTGTAATTCGTCCGGGCCTAGGAAGCACGGATGGAATGCCCAATGGGAGGAGAGAAAAGCATGCTGCCAAAGAGAAAATTGGGTCGTCAAGGGCTCGAAGTATCGGCGATTGGGCTTGGTTGCATGGGCATGAGCCAGTCCTATGGTGTGCCGGACGACGTGGAGTCCATGGCGACGATTCACCGCGCAATTGAACTGGGTGTTACGTTCTTTGACACTGCAGAGGTCTACGGCCCTTTCCACAACGAGGAGTTGTTGGGGCGTGCCTTGAAGGGACGCCGCGACCAAGTGGTGATTGCCACGAAATTTGGTTTTCGCATTGAGAACGGCAAGAATGTGGGGTTGAACAGCCGGCCCGAACACATTCGGGAAGTCGTTGATGCGTCTCTGCGCAGGTTGGGCACGGATTACATCGACCTCCTGTATCAGCATCGGGTCGATCCCGATGTACCGATTGAGGAGGTTGTCGGCACCATGGCTGACCTGGTGCGTGAAGGTAAGGTGCGCTACCTCGGCCTGTCGGAGGCGGGGGAAAACACAATTCGGCGCGCGCACGCCGTCCACCCCATCTCGGCGCTTCAGAGCGAGTATTCCCTCTGGGAGCGGAACCTGGAGCCGCGCATCATCCCGCTGTTGCGTGAACTCGGCATCGGCCTGGTGCCCTTCAGCCCGCTGGGGCGGGGATTTTTGACCGGAACAGCCAAACGGGCTGAAGAGTACCCGGAAGGCGACTTTCGCCGGGGTGACCCGCGCTTCCAAGGAGAGAATTTTGACGCCAACATGCGGGCGGCCGCGGTCGTCCGGGAGCTGGCGGCGCAAAAGGGAGCGACTCCGGGGCAAATCGCCTTGGCGTGGCTGTTGCATAAGGGGGAGGACATAGTGCCCATCCCTGGCACCAAGCGCCGCAAGTACCTGGAGGAGAATGTTGGGGCGGTGCACATCACCCTCAGTGCGGATGAAACGGCGGTTTTGGACCAGGCACTGGCACCGGACAAGGTGTCTGGGCCCCGTTATCCGGAACACTTGATGCGCCAGATCGACCGTTGACCAAAAGATGGCCCTGTCCGGTTGGGGCAGGGTCATCACCGTGCGTTTGCGCAAACGCGGCGGGATGAACGTTGAGGTTATCCGAGTGAAAGGGGAAGTTGTAGCGTGAAAGGTACGGTCATGTACGCTCCCGGGGATGTACGGTTTGAAGACTTGCCAGATCCAATCATCCAGAAACCGACAGATGCCATCCTTCGCATTGTCGCGACTTGCGTTTGTGGTTCCGACTTGTGGCCGTATCGGGGGATCAGCTCGGTCACACGGCCGACTCCGATGGGCCATGAGTACTGTGGCGTGGTCGAAGAGGTCGGCAGCGAAGTCAAGTTGGTCAAACCGGGCTAGTTCGTCATCGGCTCGTTCTTTGCCTCCGACAACACATGCGTCATCTGCCACCATGGGTACCCGTCCTCGTGTCAGCACAGGGAGCCGGTTGGCGGTGCGCAGGCCAGACGGTTGCGTGTACCTCTGGCGGATGGTACGCTCGTTCCGGCACCAGAATACCCACCCGAGGATCTGATTCCCAGTCTGTTGACACTGTCTGACGTGATGGGGACCGGATGGGTTGCTGCGGACACGGCCAGCGTAAAGCCCGGCTCCACGGTTGTAGTCGTGGGCGACGGCGCGGTTGGGTTGTGCGGCGTGATCGCGGCCAAGGAAATGGGGGCGGAGCGGATCATCGTGATGAGCCGCAACCCGGTCCGCCAGAACTTGGCTCGGGAATTTGGCGCAACCGACATCATTCCTGAACGTGGTGACGAAGGAGTGGCTCGTGTGAAGGAGTTGACGCATGGTGTCGGTGCGGATTCTGTGCTCGAGTGTGTCGGTACGCAGGAATCGATGATGCAGGCGGTGCACAGTACGCGCTCGGGTGGCTACACGAGTTTCGTCGGCGTGCCGCACGGGGTGGAGCTCAACGGGCAGGAAGTGTTCTTTAGCCAGGTGCACCTGCACGGAGGGCCGGCTCCGGTACGGCGTTATCTGCCTGACTTGATTGACCTGGTGTAAGGATTTCTCTCTCCTCCAGCATAAAGTGAGAATCTTGGAAGGAGTGTGATTCAGTTCTCCAACAATCTCAGGAACTCTTCCACGGAGATCCCGGCCTGCCTGAGTATCGACCGCAGAGTTTCCGGAGCCAGCTCGTCATGCAACGGAACGATGGCCTGCCTGCCGTCCTTGCGCCGGACTTTCACGCGGCTTCCCTTTTGGCTCACTTTCATAAATCTTCATAAATCCGGCGCGGCCCAGCGCCGTGACGGATTCCGCCCCGGACACGATTGGCAGGCGCGGGCTCAAGCCTGCTTCACCTCAATGTCCACGGGTGCGATGATCGGGCCGGTGTCCGGCAGGTCGGTGGTTGGCGTGTTCTCGAAATAGAGTTCCAGGGCCTCACGGAGGTTGGCAAGAGCTTCTTCAAGGGTCTCGCCCTGGCTGGTCACTTCCACTTCGAGGCAGCGGGCCACGTACCATTTGCCCTCTTTGGTGACGGCGGCGGTGAGGCGTCGGCGGGGCATGTGGGTTCCTCCTTTCGGTTAGCGTCGAAAAGCCGGGTCGTGATGGTCGATGTTGCGGAGCAGGAAGGTGTCGTTTCCGACGAATTCAAGCGTTATCCTGATGTCCATGTTCACGGAGCACTCGTAGAGGCCGTCTGTTCCGCGCACCCGCTTGAACCGCAGCGAGGGATGGGCGGGTGGGAAGCGTTCCAAAAGCGTGAGGGTCTTAAGGACAGCGGGACGGATGTCAGGATTGGCCCGGACAAGTTTCGCGTATTGCCGGTCAAACCGACGGGTGGTCTCAATCTTCATCGCTGTCGCCCTTGGCGGCCACCCGGTCAAGGTGCCGCATAGCTTCATCGGCAGTATCGAACGGCCCGCTGATCCGCCCGGATGCCTTGTCTTCGTCGGCCTCCCGTTCCCCTGCCTGCCAGTATTCGGTCCAGAACCACGACTGGTCCCGGTCGCTTTCGACGACGGCCCGCAGCGCTTCGTAGGCGATTTCCAGGTCTTCGGGGTCCGTGATTTGGTCGACCAGCCTGTGGAGTTCTTCCTTGGTGACGGCCATTGGCAGTTCGCTCCTTCCGATTGGTTGGTGGCAAGGATATTGTACCACGGGCGGCTGCAACTCGAATATTTGCAGGCGGAACTGGCCCGCCAGATGAAGGCCGTGAAGCCAGGAACTGCAAAGCCAGGGCGTCACCATCATCGAGGCCGAACGACGGGCCATGGATGTCCGGGTGTGGTACAAGGTGAACGGACGCCACTACGAAGCCTTGTTCATGACGCCCATGCTTCATGCGGAAGTGGAAGGAGTGTTCCACCGGTGACTGGGCGAGACCCCAAAATGACTTGGGTGTAGGGATGATTCCACAAATAGTATTAAAACTATTACCATTATTTGGCTTATTATAAACGAACAATCCGGCAAAGGGACGGGTTCGTGGTGAAGGAGGCCTGTCTGCCCTTGACACTGTTGGGCCTGAACAGGAATCGGTGTGCAACCGTTTCAGCTTGCCGGTGGTCTTATGATTATAGAACAGTACGAAGGGGGGCGGGCGGTGAAACGGCACGCCAACAGATCGCAGAATGCCGCGATTGAAGATGAGGATAGTCTCACGCGTTTTGCGGAGGAGGTGGGGCCGCGCGCACTGCGTCTTGCGTTTCGTTGGACGCGCAATCGCCAAATGGCCGAAGATGTGGTCCAGGAGGCGTTCCTGCGGACTTGGCAATCAAGGACGAGGATCGCGGAGAGCTCGCACGCCTGGTTCTTCAAGATTCTTTGGAATGTGTTCCTCAATCACCAGAAACGAGTGAGATCCAACCGGGAGAGTGGTTTGGAACATGACACGCCGGTGCTTGAAATGGACCAATCTTACGAACGGATTGATGACAGGCTGGACATTGAGGGATTGCTGGCTACACTGCCCGAGATGGACAGACACCTGCTCGCGATGCGTTACGGGGAGGATTTCACCATCCAGGACATATCCGATATCACGGGCATGCCCGTGGGTACGGTGAAGTCCAGAATTCACAGAGTACTGAAACAACTTCGGAAGTCTCGGCCTTCCCTTCTTTGTTGTCCATTTTCTTAGGTCCATTATAGAATATGTACTGCCGAAACGAAAATGACGACGGTGGTGCGAGCGGTGCGGATTGTTAGTTCTGCATCCAGAGGTTCCTCTCAAACAAGGAGCTGATCCGGCCCATGCCGAGACCCTGTCTTTTGCTCGTGACCCGAAGCCACGAGGTATATGAGCTTTTTTGCCGCCAGTTGCATGACATGTTTTCCGATGCAATCGAACTACTCGATGCGGCGGAACTTGGTGTTCGTGTGGAGGCTGACCTTGCACTCTGTTCGTATCGGGAGGCACTGAGGGAACACGGCCTCCCGGAGGAACGCACTATCGTGGCGCGAAGAACGGTGGACCTGACAAAGGTGACAAATCTCGTGCAACTACCGCCGGGGACGCGTTGCCTGGTGGTAAACAACAGCTACGACACGGCATTGGAGACCGTGGCATCCCTTGAGAACTTGGGGCTGGACTTACGGCTCTATCCGTATGATCCGGGCGCACCGATGTCAGACGGGATTGAAGTGGCCTTGGTGGCGGCCACAGGTCGAGCATATGTTCCGCCGACCGTCGACAGGGTGGTGGACATCGGGCTGCGTCCCATCGACTATACCACGCTGCTAGAGATCGCGTTTCGCCTGGATATTCCGTTCCGCAACTCACAGCTTTATTCGTCGACGTATATTCGCCAGATTGTTCAGCTTTCTCTTCACCTGTCGGAGTCCCTTCGCGTGGAGCGGATGTTGAACCGGCAGATGGATGCCATCTTCCAAACGGTCCACGAGGGTCTGGTGGCGCTTGCGGAGGACGGCAGAGTCGTACAGGCGAACCGCGCGGCGCACCGCATTCTGGGGTTGGACCCGGGGACGGAGTCGCTTGTCGGACGCCGCTTATGGGATGTGGTGCCGTCCTTCCCGGAGCTGACCGACATCAGGTCGGAGGAGAACATCTACGCCTTCCACGAGTCGTTTCTTGTAATCAGCCGGACGGATGTAAGTGAAGGGGATATCGGGTCCGTGCTCGCGTTCCAGGATGTGACTCGCCTGCAGAAGCTGGAGCAGGATTTCCGCCGGAAGGTACAGAGCAAGGGATTGTTGCCGCGTTACTCCACGCAACACATCGTGGCGCACAGCCCGTCGATGGTCAAGGTGCTGGAGGTGGTGGAGAAGATAGCGCGTACCGACAGGACGGTCCTGATTTTGGGGGAGAGCGGGACGGGCAAGGAACTCATCGCGCATACCATCCACCAGTTGTCGGCGCGCAGAGAAGGACCGTTTTTGCCGGTGAATTTCGCAGGGCTGCCTGCCACACTGGCTGAGAGCGAGCTGTTCGGCTACGAAGAGGGCGCGTTCACCGGCGCGCGCCGCGGCGGGAAGCCGGGGTTGTTCGAATTGGCGCACAACGGCACGTTGTTTTTGGACGAGATTGGCGATGCACCGTTCAGCATCCAGGCGTTGTTGTTGCGCGTGCTGCAGGAGCGGCAGGTAATGCGCATCGGTGGAGACCGGATGATCCCGGTGGATGTCCGGATTGTGGCCGCGACGAACCGGGACCTCAAACAACTGATCCGCGAAGGCAAATTCCGTGAGGACCTGTATTACCGCCTGTTCGTACTTCCGGTATACATTCCGCCGCTGCGCGAGCGGCGCGAGGACATCCCGCTGCTCGTGGAGCATTTCCTGATCCGTTACGGTGGACGCCGCATTCGCGTGGCGGACGCGGTCATGTGTCGTCTTCAGCACTATGACTGGCCGGGCAACGTTCGGGAGCTGGAGTCCGTGGTCCAATACATGGTAACCGTGTGCGAGGCCAGCGAGATCGGGGAAGAGGATTTGCCGCCGCAGTTCCGTGAACATGTGGCGGACGATGTTGACGATGAAGACGATATGGTGGACGCACTGCGGACATCCGGGGACTTGGATCAGTTCACCGCCGTCCTCGAAGCGCTGTCGCGGGCGAGCGAGATCGGTATGAAGTCCGTTGGACGTAGCTTTGTCGCGTCTTTCATTCAGGGATACCCCGTCCATCTGAGTGAGTCGCAAGTTCGGCACCGCATGGAGGTGTTGCGAAACCTGGGTCTCATCCGGACGGGCACCCGCCGGCAGGGCTCCGCCTTAACGGAAAAGGGTGTGAAGGTGCTGGAAGTTCTGCGCCGAGGTCACACGGGGTGAGCCGCGACAGGGCAAACCGGTTTGGCCCGGGGCAAGTCGGAGAGCGCGGATGGAGCGCGCCCTCCGGTGACGTGTGGGAAAGTCAAACGCGTTCGAGCAGATGCGCAAGCAGGGCCGCGCGCTGCGTGATATAGGGGATGAGGATGTGCTCGTGTTCGGCATGCGGCCCGTCCCCCACGGCGCCGAGACCGTCGAGTGTCGGCGCGCCGACCGCGGCGGTGAAGTTACCGTCACTGCCTCCGCCGACCATCGCCTCCTGCAGCGGCAAACCGAGTTCGCGAGCGATGTCCTGAGCCAGACGGAACAGTTGCCCGGTTTTTTCCGTGCGTTCCATCGGCGGGCGGTTGATTCCTCCGCTGACGGTGACGCTCAGGCCAGGGCGGCTCGGCTTTAGGTCTTCCATGATGCGATGGATTCTGTCCGCTTCATCCCACGTCACGGTGCGGACGTCCACGTCGGCCTCGGCCCCCTCGGGAACCACGTTGCTGCGGGTGCCGCCGTGCACGACGCCGACGTTGACCGTGGTACCGCGATCGTAATCCGTCAGACTCTCCAAATACTCCACCAACCGCGCCAGCTCGCGTACAGCGCTGATGCCATCCTCGTGGTGATTGCCCGCGTGTGCAGCGCGTCCGCGGACGCGGACTTTGTAGATGGATACACCTTTGCGCGCGGTCTTCAATGCACCGGTCACCGCCTGGGCGGCCTCCACGACAAACACCGCCTTGCTCCTTTTCGCCTCCTCTTCGATGAGCGCGCGTGACGTGATGCTGCCGACCTCCTCGTCCGAATTGCAGAGGAAGACGATCCGCTTGTTCACCGGCAGCCCCAGCTCACGCAGGGCTTTTGCGGCCCACAGAGCCTGCACCAGTCCGGCCTTCATGTCGAGGATGCCGGGTCCGT
This region includes:
- a CDS encoding sigma-54 interaction domain-containing protein, with the translated sequence MARRTVDLTKVTNLVQLPPGTRCLVVNNSYDTALETVASLENLGLDLRLYPYDPGAPMSDGIEVALVAATGRAYVPPTVDRVVDIGLRPIDYTTLLEIAFRLDIPFRNSQLYSSTYIRQIVQLSLHLSESLRVERMLNRQMDAIFQTVHEGLVALAEDGRVVQANRAAHRILGLDPGTESLVGRRLWDVVPSFPELTDIRSEENIYAFHESFLVISRTDVSEGDIGSVLAFQDVTRLQKLEQDFRRKVQSKGLLPRYSTQHIVAHSPSMVKVLEVVEKIARTDRTVLILGESGTGKELIAHTIHQLSARREGPFLPVNFAGLPATLAESELFGYEEGAFTGARRGGKPGLFELAHNGTLFLDEIGDAPFSIQALLLRVLQERQVMRIGGDRMIPVDVRIVAATNRDLKQLIREGKFREDLYYRLFVLPVYIPPLRERREDIPLLVEHFLIRYGGRRIRVADAVMCRLQHYDWPGNVRELESVVQYMVTVCEASEIGEEDLPPQFREHVADDVDDEDDMVDALRTSGDLDQFTAVLEALSRASEIGMKSVGRSFVASFIQGYPVHLSESQVRHRMEVLRNLGLIRTGTRRQGSALTEKGVKVLEVLRRGHTG
- a CDS encoding type II toxin-antitoxin system HicB family antitoxin, translating into MPRRRLTAAVTKEGKWYVARCLEVEVTSQGETLEEALANLREALELYFENTPTTDLPDTGPIIAPVDIEVKQA
- a CDS encoding alcohol dehydrogenase catalytic domain-containing protein, which translates into the protein MKGTVMYAPGDVRFEDLPDPIIQKPTDAILRIVATCVCGSDLWPYRGISSVTRPTPMGHEYCGVVEEVGSEVKLVKPG
- a CDS encoding RNA polymerase sigma factor; protein product: MKRHANRSQNAAIEDEDSLTRFAEEVGPRALRLAFRWTRNRQMAEDVVQEAFLRTWQSRTRIAESSHAWFFKILWNVFLNHQKRVRSNRESGLEHDTPVLEMDQSYERIDDRLDIEGLLATLPEMDRHLLAMRYGEDFTIQDISDITGMPVGTVKSRIHRVLKQLRKSRPSLLCCPFS
- a CDS encoding type II toxin-antitoxin system RelE/ParE family toxin, coding for MKIETTRRFDRQYAKLVRANPDIRPAVLKTLTLLERFPPAHPSLRFKRVRGTDGLYECSVNMDIRITLEFVGNDTFLLRNIDHHDPAFRR
- a CDS encoding aldo/keto reductase, translating into MPKRKLGRQGLEVSAIGLGCMGMSQSYGVPDDVESMATIHRAIELGVTFFDTAEVYGPFHNEELLGRALKGRRDQVVIATKFGFRIENGKNVGLNSRPEHIREVVDASLRRLGTDYIDLLYQHRVDPDVPIEEVVGTMADLVREGKVRYLGLSEAGENTIRRAHAVHPISALQSEYSLWERNLEPRIIPLLRELGIGLVPFSPLGRGFLTGTAKRAEEYPEGDFRRGDPRFQGENFDANMRAAAVVRELAAQKGATPGQIALAWLLHKGEDIVPIPGTKRRKYLEENVGAVHITLSADETAVLDQALAPDKVSGPRYPEHLMRQIDR
- a CDS encoding zinc-binding dehydrogenase; its protein translation is MGTGWVAADTASVKPGSTVVVVGDGAVGLCGVIAAKEMGAERIIVMSRNPVRQNLAREFGATDIIPERGDEGVARVKELTHGVGADSVLECVGTQESMMQAVHSTRSGGYTSFVGVPHGVELNGQEVFFSQVHLHGGPAPVRRYLPDLIDLV
- a CDS encoding type II toxin-antitoxin system HicA family toxin produces the protein MKVRRKDGRQAIVPLHDELAPETLRSILRQAGISVEEFLRLLEN
- a CDS encoding SDR family oxidoreductase; the encoded protein is MENRIHGKVVVITGASSGLGEATARHLSAQGAIVVLGARREARLRALVDDLKAQGGQALAVKTDVTRYEDVKHLVDSAVEAYQRIDVMINNAGLMPHSPLERLKIEDWNRTIDVNIKGVLYGIAAALPYMKVQKSGHIINVSSVAGHKVRAGGVVYAATKHAVRALTEGLRQEVKPYNIRTTVISPGAVDTELPDSITEPDVSAEMHQFYATYAIPADSFARAVAYAINEPEEVDVNEILFRPTRQEL
- a CDS encoding M20 family metallopeptidase, whose protein sequence is MSDIHEYLQSQQQRMISCIEALVRAESPTYDKQRVDACGKVLAEQFREHLGITPEVYRQDQVGNHMKFIFGKGEEQVLIVGHFDTVWEPGRLAYRVEENRIYGPGILDMKAGLVQALWAAKALRELGLPVNKRIVFLCNSDEEVGSITSRALIEEEAKRSKAVFVVEAAQAVTGALKTARKGVSIYKVRVRGRAAHAGNHHEDGISAVRELARLVEYLESLTDYDRGTTVNVGVVHGGTRSNVVPEGAEADVDVRTVTWDEADRIHRIMEDLKPSRPGLSVTVSGGINRPPMERTEKTGQLFRLAQDIARELGLPLQEAMVGGGSDGNFTAAVGAPTLDGLGAVGDGPHAEHEHILIPYITQRAALLAHLLERV